The Glycine soja cultivar W05 chromosome 6, ASM419377v2, whole genome shotgun sequence genome has a window encoding:
- the LOC114415211 gene encoding auxin-responsive protein IAA8-like: MSPPVLSIGEEEGKSNVTLLVSSSTTMESVCLKSLEFKERNYMGLSDCSSVDSSVPSFSEETKSNLNLKATELRLGLPGSQSPDRDSDLCLRSSTQFDEKTLFPLRPLTDDHHSSAKTAVLGNKRGFSDAMNGFSSEGKFLVDSEAANPILSPRPASNLGLKPGSTLEKVGVQQTKMKEVATTKANEARPTIDGSANNNNSAPATKAQVVGWPPIRSFRKNSLATTSKNNEEVDGKVGVGALFVKVSMDGAPYLRKVDLKNYSTYPELSSALEKMFSCFTMSKCGSHGILGREMLNETKLKDLLHGSEYVLTYEDREGDWMLVGDVPWEMFIETCKRLRIMKSSDAIGLAPRAVEKCKSRT; the protein is encoded by the exons ATGTCTCCGCCAGTGCTGAGCATAGGGGAGGAGGAGGGTAAAAGCAATGTCACTTTGTTGGTTTCCTCATCAACCACCATGGAAAGTGTGTGTCTCAAGAGCTTAGAATTTAAAGAGCGCAACTACATGGGATTATCTGATTGTTCTTCTGTGGACAGCTCGGTTCCGTCCTTCTCTGAAGAGACTAAAAGTAATCTGAACCTGAAAGCCACTGAACTCAGGCTCGGGCTTCCAGGATCACAGTCTCCTGATAGAGATTCTGATCTTTGCTTAAGAAGCTCAACTCAATTTGATGAAAAAACTTTGTTTCCGTTGCGTCCTTTGACTGATGATCACCATTCTTCAGCCAAGACTGCTGTTTTGGGAAACAAAAGAGGGTTCTCTGATGCCATGAACGGCTTCTCCTCAGAG GGGAAATTCCTAGTTGATTCGGAGGCCGCCAATCCGATACTGTCTCCCAGGCCTGCTTCTAACTTGGGATTAAAACCTGGTTCTACACTTGAGAAGGTTGGAGTTCAGCAAACCAAAATGAAAGAAGTAGCAACAACAAAGGCCAATGAAGCTAGACCCACTATTGATGGTTctgcaaataataataacagtgCACCAGCTACCAA GGCTCAGGTTGTGGGATGGCCTCCTATAAGATCATTCCGGAAAAATTCATTGGCTACCACTtcaaagaacaatgaagaagTTGATGGAAAAGTGGGGGTTGGTGCACTGTTTGTCAAGGTCAGTATGGATGGTGCTCCCTATTTAAGGAAAGTAGACTTGAAGAATTACTCTACATATCCAGAATTATCTTCTGCTCTAGAAAAGATGTTCAGCTGTTTTACTATGA GTAAATGTGGATCTCATGGAATTCTGGGCAGGGAGATGCTGAATGAAACCAAGCTGAAGGACCTTCTTCATGGATCAGAATATGTTCTTACATATGAGGACAGAGAGGGCGATTGGATGCTTGTGGGTGATGTTCCCTGGGA GATGTTTATTGAAACATGCAAGAGGCTGAGGATCATGAAGAGTTCTGATGCCATTGGTCTAG CTCCCAGGGCTGTTGAAAAATGTAAGAGCAGAACCTAG